Proteins from a single region of Orcinus orca chromosome 20, mOrcOrc1.1, whole genome shotgun sequence:
- the SPACA4 gene encoding sperm acrosome membrane-associated protein 4, whose amino-acid sequence MVLGWLLLLVMALPPGTTGTKDCVFCELTDSTICPGMHMRCGDDEDCFTGHGVAPGVSPIINKGCVPATSCGREEPVSYMGVTYSLTTNCCTGHLCNGAPHPTGGRMARATTGLALGVLQLLRHLL is encoded by the coding sequence ATGGTCCTCGGCTGGCTGCTGCTTCTGGTGATGGCTCTGCCCCCAGGCACGACGGGCACCAAGGACTGCGTCTTCTGTGAGCTGACCGACTCCACGATCTGTCCCGGCATGCACATGCGCTGTGGCGATGACGAGGACTGCTTCACGGGCCATGGGGTGGCCCCCGGCGTCAGCCCCATCATCAACAAAGGCTGCGTGCCGGCCACCTCGTGTGGCCGCGAGGAGCCCGTCAGCTACATGGGCGTCACCTACAGCCTCACCACCAACTGCTGCACCGGCCACCTGTGTAATGGGGCCCCCCACCCCACAGGCGGCCGGATGGCACGGGCCACCACCGGCCTGGCGCTGGGCGTGCTGCAATTGCTCCGACATTTGCTGTGA